A single region of the Synechococcus sp. C9 genome encodes:
- the drmA gene encoding DISARM system helicase DrmA has protein sequence MERIKLPPILPGDLDLNEVNQKLLSGSARLDWGSVISAPDHALAQLLNGIRPDDSCLGIEEHPPAEYIINAIAQYYQRHSEPLPSDPLIQDLNIPEPSEEIEEIETDDTLDEHFEPAPMPDQLPSKILNPPTPSELRAELESAIIKDLYGPAGGEEEEVNEARMTERYLLGVIAPQKRNQTGDGEPEQLDDIAIADKENPEEGATDALVSTSSIFPSSLGMTFCVDKRAKALCITASWGRYERQTSEQFLTDKGNPKTVWKRYPISGTIVQPLVEGDTATPPAPDQAPAVVLRTRMRPLADGDWIVTIFLVNEQTEPNESKDTAWLFQPEISVSSADANVADIFQKKPLDDRASVLDPVIRDENRAMAMLYRHHVEFAVGHGVGVHAEVAPGNPCRAVRLSTRVVPTYEVPATKPPTVREIPGLAGLVLDMKHLSEIASPTDLRTVLQPLAAAYDTWITQQESRLSDPDEGLSPYQDVAQKALDRCRHTLRRIQEGITTLENNIHAFRAFRFMNRAMYLQRIHTLYAEQRRRGENVSLNDLDRPENRSWYPFQLAFILLNVPSITDVHHPDRSHPTEAVADLLWFPTGGGKTEAYLGLTAYTIGLRRLQGRVAGRDGEHGVAVLMRYTLRLLTLQQFQRATALICACEVIRREDEAQWGQEPFRIGLWVGQKNTPNKTADSDEAIKQHRESRPRGRGTPHQLTNCPWCGAKIHPGCHIQVELFERGRGRTFIKCGDDLGKCPFSKGEGLPVIVVDEEIYRRLPTLVIATVDKFAQMPWKGEVQMVFGQVNGYCERHGFRSPDIEDSDRHNRVGNFPAAKTIPHPKLRPPDLIIQDELHLISGPLGTLVGLYETAVDYLCTWDVDGQPVRPKVIASTATIRQAEAQVNNLFVRKLAVFPPQGLDIRDNFFSRQRDNDPTSARYSPGRRYVGICAPGRRLKATMIRVYLAVLSAAQMLYNKYGIAADPWMTLVGYFNSVRELGGTRRLVEDDIRTRLTKMHQRGLANRRLQATDVDELTARKDSTEIPGILDRLETPFDPELLQRNQARRKAGQRLEQPDPLDVLLATNMISVGVDVRRLGVMVVCGQPKNTAEYIQATSRVGRSHPGLVLTVYNWARPRDLSHYERFAHYHATFYQNVEALSVTPFSSGALYRGLSAILVALVRLASEELNGNEQAGAIERNHPYVRAAVDAIVRRAELVGNAQTAQRLRSELEGKIDRWLACVQRVVGGAQLKYQVTARDGISVSLLTSAGRRDWEEFTCLNSLRNVEPTVNLVLTDQPPDDDFARIPQPYIAKP, from the coding sequence ATGGAACGGATCAAACTCCCACCCATTCTCCCCGGCGACCTTGACCTCAATGAGGTAAACCAAAAACTCCTGTCCGGGTCTGCCCGTTTGGATTGGGGGTCAGTGATCTCCGCTCCCGACCATGCCCTTGCCCAACTGCTTAACGGTATTCGCCCCGATGATTCCTGTTTAGGAATTGAGGAACATCCCCCCGCCGAATACATTATTAATGCCATCGCCCAATACTACCAAAGACACAGCGAGCCATTGCCATCCGACCCACTCATTCAAGACCTTAACATTCCCGAACCGAGTGAAGAAATAGAAGAAATAGAAACAGATGATACCCTAGACGAACATTTTGAACCGGCACCGATGCCAGATCAGCTACCTTCAAAAATCCTCAACCCCCCCACCCCGAGTGAACTGAGAGCCGAGCTAGAATCTGCCATCATCAAAGACCTGTATGGTCCCGCCGGTGGTGAAGAAGAGGAAGTGAACGAGGCGCGGATGACCGAACGGTACCTCCTTGGGGTGATCGCCCCCCAAAAACGTAACCAGACTGGGGATGGGGAGCCGGAACAGCTTGATGACATTGCCATCGCCGACAAGGAAAACCCCGAAGAGGGTGCTACCGATGCCCTTGTGTCCACCAGTAGCATCTTCCCGTCCTCACTGGGGATGACCTTCTGTGTGGATAAACGAGCTAAAGCCCTCTGCATCACTGCTTCCTGGGGGCGGTACGAGCGGCAAACCAGCGAGCAATTCCTCACCGACAAGGGCAATCCCAAAACCGTCTGGAAGCGTTATCCCATCAGCGGCACCATCGTTCAACCCCTGGTCGAGGGAGATACGGCTACCCCCCCTGCGCCAGATCAAGCCCCTGCCGTTGTTTTGCGAACCCGGATGCGCCCACTGGCAGATGGGGATTGGATCGTCACCATCTTTTTAGTCAATGAGCAAACCGAACCTAATGAGTCCAAAGATACGGCTTGGCTGTTCCAACCGGAAATTTCCGTCAGTTCGGCAGATGCCAATGTCGCAGACATTTTTCAAAAAAAGCCCCTGGACGACCGTGCTTCCGTCCTTGATCCGGTGATCCGTGACGAAAATCGGGCGATGGCGATGCTCTACCGCCACCATGTAGAATTTGCCGTCGGTCATGGGGTTGGGGTTCATGCTGAGGTCGCCCCTGGCAACCCCTGCCGAGCCGTCCGGCTATCCACCAGAGTCGTTCCCACCTACGAAGTACCAGCCACCAAACCCCCCACAGTACGGGAAATTCCCGGATTAGCGGGTCTGGTCTTGGACATGAAGCACCTTTCTGAGATTGCCAGCCCCACAGACCTCCGCACCGTCCTGCAACCCCTAGCCGCCGCCTACGACACCTGGATCACCCAACAGGAAAGCCGCCTTAGTGATCCCGATGAGGGACTGTCACCCTACCAGGATGTGGCGCAGAAGGCACTCGACCGTTGTCGTCACACCCTCCGCCGTATCCAAGAGGGTATCACCACCCTGGAGAACAACATCCATGCCTTTAGGGCGTTTCGCTTCATGAATCGGGCAATGTACCTCCAGCGCATCCACACCCTTTATGCGGAGCAACGGCGGCGGGGTGAAAATGTATCCCTTAACGACCTTGACCGACCCGAAAACCGGAGTTGGTATCCCTTCCAACTGGCATTTATCCTGCTCAATGTGCCGTCTATCACGGATGTACACCACCCTGACCGTTCCCACCCAACCGAAGCGGTGGCTGATTTGCTGTGGTTTCCCACCGGTGGGGGCAAAACCGAGGCCTATCTGGGATTGACCGCCTACACTATCGGTCTCCGTCGCCTCCAGGGGCGGGTGGCGGGTCGAGATGGGGAACACGGGGTGGCGGTTCTCATGCGCTATACCCTGCGACTGCTCACCCTCCAGCAATTCCAACGGGCGACCGCCCTGATCTGTGCCTGTGAAGTGATCCGTCGGGAAGACGAAGCCCAGTGGGGGCAAGAACCCTTTCGCATTGGGCTATGGGTGGGGCAGAAAAACACCCCCAACAAGACCGCCGACAGCGATGAGGCGATCAAACAACATCGGGAATCCCGACCCCGTGGCCGGGGAACCCCCCATCAACTCACCAACTGTCCCTGGTGTGGTGCCAAGATTCATCCCGGTTGCCATATTCAGGTCGAGCTTTTTGAAAGAGGTCGGGGGCGCACATTTATTAAATGCGGGGACGATCTAGGGAAATGCCCCTTTTCCAAGGGTGAAGGACTGCCTGTGATTGTTGTGGATGAGGAAATTTATCGCCGCTTGCCCACCTTAGTGATCGCAACGGTAGATAAATTTGCCCAAATGCCCTGGAAAGGGGAAGTGCAAATGGTGTTTGGTCAGGTCAACGGCTACTGCGAACGGCACGGGTTTCGTTCTCCTGACATTGAAGATAGTGACCGACACAACCGGGTGGGTAATTTCCCTGCCGCCAAGACTATCCCTCACCCTAAACTGCGTCCTCCAGACCTGATTATCCAGGACGAGTTGCACCTGATCAGCGGCCCGCTCGGCACCTTAGTTGGGCTGTACGAGACTGCGGTGGATTACCTTTGCACCTGGGACGTGGATGGGCAGCCCGTGCGTCCCAAAGTGATTGCTTCCACTGCCACCATTCGCCAAGCGGAGGCGCAGGTCAACAACCTGTTCGTGAGAAAACTGGCCGTATTTCCCCCCCAGGGACTCGACATCAGGGATAACTTTTTCTCTCGACAACGGGACAACGACCCTACTTCCGCACGCTATAGTCCTGGGCGACGCTATGTCGGTATCTGTGCCCCCGGGCGTCGGCTGAAAGCCACCATGATTCGGGTCTATTTGGCTGTGCTCTCCGCCGCACAAATGCTTTACAACAAGTACGGGATTGCCGCTGACCCCTGGATGACCCTGGTGGGTTATTTCAACTCGGTGCGGGAATTGGGAGGCACCCGTCGGCTGGTGGAAGATGATATTCGCACCCGCTTGACCAAGATGCACCAACGGGGCTTGGCTAACCGTCGTCTGCAGGCAACGGATGTGGATGAACTCACCGCCCGCAAAGACTCTACGGAAATTCCGGGGATTCTTGACCGCCTGGAAACCCCGTTTGACCCTGAATTACTCCAGAGAAATCAAGCCAGGCGCAAGGCGGGGCAACGACTGGAACAACCTGACCCTCTGGATGTCCTCCTGGCTACCAACATGATCTCGGTGGGCGTTGACGTGCGCCGTCTTGGGGTGATGGTGGTCTGTGGGCAACCGAAAAACACCGCCGAGTACATCCAGGCGACCTCACGGGTGGGGAGAAGCCATCCTGGACTGGTTCTCACCGTTTACAACTGGGCACGCCCGCGGGATCTCTCCCATTACGAGCGGTTTGCCCACTACCATGCCACCTTCTATCAAAATGTGGAGGCTTTGTCCGTGACGCCCTTTTCGTCGGGTGCCCTTTACCGGGGTCTCAGTGCCATCCTCGTTGCTCTAGTGCGCCTCGCCAGTGAGGAACTGAATGGCAACGAGCAGGCGGGGGCGATTGAGCGGAACCATCCCTACGTGCGGGCGGCGGTGGATGCCATTGTGCGCCGTGCAGAACTGGTGGGCAATGCCCAAACTGCACAACGCCTTCGCAGTGAATTGGAGGGGAAAATTGATCGCTGGCTGGCGTGCGTGCAAAGGGTTGTCGGCGGTGCACAATTGAAGTATCAGGTCACCGCCAGAGATGGCATTTCGGTCAGCTTACTCACCTCTGCGGGTAGAAGAGACTGGGAAGAATTTACTTGCCTCAACTCCCTTCGCAACGTCGAACCCACAGTCAATTTAGTGCTGACGGATCAGCCCCCTGACGATGACTTTGCCCGGATTCCCCAGCCCTACATCGCCAAACCATGA
- a CDS encoding DUF2281 domain-containing protein: MTTTSLEQAILTHLRQLPPEKQQEVLDFVEFLRKKVSPSPPRPIQPSLQQIARLPLSQRHQALAPFIADTATDFQTDPALTEFAVLDSEDWEFPGVEP, from the coding sequence ATGACAACCACATCCCTAGAACAAGCCATCCTCACCCACCTGCGCCAACTACCCCCGGAAAAACAGCAAGAAGTTTTAGACTTTGTGGAATTTCTCCGAAAAAAAGTCTCCCCGTCACCCCCACGACCCATTCAGCCCTCTCTCCAGCAGATAGCGAGACTACCCCTATCCCAACGCCATCAGGCATTAGCTCCCTTTATCGCCGATACTGCCACAGACTTCCAAACCGATCCAGCCCTCACCGAATTTGCTGTCTTAGATAGCGAAGACTGGGAGTTTCCTGGTGTTGAACCCTAA
- a CDS encoding type II toxin-antitoxin system VapC family toxin — protein MSRVVLDASAVLVLLNQEAGSDGIAPLIPQSVISAVNLSEVIAKLADAGIPEASIHQILKHLNLEVIAFNDQQALTTGLLRPLTKSQGLSLGDRACLALGMSLNLPVITSDQTWSRLSLAIEIRVIR, from the coding sequence ATGAGTAGGGTGGTTCTCGATGCCTCCGCCGTCTTAGTCTTACTCAATCAGGAAGCAGGCAGTGATGGGATTGCACCCCTCATTCCCCAGTCCGTTATCAGTGCTGTGAATTTATCCGAAGTAATTGCCAAACTAGCAGACGCAGGTATCCCTGAAGCCAGCATTCACCAAATTCTTAAACACTTAAATTTAGAAGTCATTGCCTTTAACGATCAACAAGCACTGACCACTGGTCTGTTACGACCACTCACCAAATCCCAAGGGCTTTCCCTCGGCGACCGAGCTTGCCTTGCTTTAGGGATGAGCCTAAATTTGCCCGTCATAACCAGTGATCAGACGTGGAGCAGGCTGTCCTTAGCAATAGAAATTCGAGTAATTCGGTAG
- a CDS encoding DUF2283 domain-containing protein — translation MKLHYYPETDSQAISEGIVLDFDDQGKLIGIDIDHASQTVDLTRLDAQSLPLTSPIPS, via the coding sequence ATGAAATTGCATTACTACCCCGAAACGGACTCCCAAGCAATTAGCGAGGGTATTGTTCTCGATTTTGACGACCAGGGCAAACTCATCGGTATTGACATTGACCACGCCAGCCAAACCGTTGACCTCACCCGCCTAGATGCCCAATCCCTGCCCCTGACCAGCCCCATCCCCAGTTAG